The genomic stretch CGGATGACAATGGTGATTGCGATTGTCGGCGAGACTTGGCAACAGTCTGGACCCGGGGAGAAGACTGTctgggcgaggaggcgggaACATAGTGGCTTCCAATGTTGGGAAAGCTGCTTCTCGGGGAGGCATTGACAGAGGAGACGACCGGGGACGGTGTCAACATCATCCCAAGCTCTTTCCTCCTGCGAGCGCAGGTGTATGCGCGGTCGATGCTGTGAATGGGAATTCCTGCGGCAGGCCGATCAATGGCACGGTGGGGCTCCGTTGAACAACGTTTTTCCCCACAATCTCATagggcggctgctgctggggacGAAGTAGGCCGAACAAAAAATGGCTCTCAATGGCAAAATCAGATCTGGTGGGGATTTTCCTCGAGATATCTATTTATCGTCGTAGATATCTGTTTCCGTATCTGTATCTGTATCGGTATGTGTAGCTGGATCGCCAAGACTGCTGTTCGGATAATACGACAAAGAGATTTCCTGGGCGGCTCTATGTTTAGGTAGGTGAAGATCGCAGCTGAGTGGGAACTATACGCGGTACATCCGATATCCGAACAGGTATTTACTGAAACCGAGTAGGAGGAACGTAAGGAAGTCGTGTGACGGGCGGAACAGCACCAGCATCTGATATTTATGACTGCCCCTTGCCTTGTGGATGGTTGTGCAGCAGTACCTAAGCAGGCGGGCTGGGTAGCTGAGCCAAAGAGATCGTCCACACGGATCACGTTTTCATGTGAGGGTGGTCGACTTGCCGGCAGATTCAAAGCAAGGTGAGAGGCCTGGGGCAGCCCAGGACTGGCTGCGGATGGAGACCCGGGGCCTAGAAACCGGGAAGATGGCTTGGCGTTCTGGAAAACATAACTGACAGCAGAGCATTGCCTGGGCGGTGACAGCGAGATGTGTCAAGGCCCATGAGGAGACCGCCATGTGTTGCCCTGCTAGTGCTCTACAGATCTCACCGTGACACATGCACAGCCAGGACACTTCTATCAGAGGCGGGCAGTGCCTCATGTTCAAATCAGAGTGAGGCCGACGACTGGGAGGGCCGGAACCCAGTTGCTTGGTTGCCCTGGTTTTGGTGGAATATCTCTGCCAACGGTTTGGAAGCTTCTCTCTCGTTCGCCTATTCCCGATGGTTTCGGCGGTTTCAGTAGACTACCTTACAGCTGATCTTGAAGCCGTGAAAGTGACAGATGGTGATATCTTGGAACAGAATGGGATTTCGATGCAATGGGATCTCTTTGCCTTATCTTATCACAGCCCCCCCATGCCATCGGCAGCCGCGAGCCAGGGAGCCAGGCCACCCCAGTCCAGACCACCTGCCGGGGCCGGGCCGGAGTGGGGTTCCTAGCTTGCTCCAATCTGCATTCAATCATCGATTGGTTACGCCTTCCAGCTGTCGAACTTCCATCGCAGCAGTTGCATTCGATGAATGATTTAACCACATCCCAAAGCACCCAGACGCACCACACGGTCCCCCTCACTCTCAACATCTCAGCCCATCGATTACCTTTGTTCATTATTGTCCACAGACTCGTCGTCTAGCCATTTGCTCCCCATCATTCCAATCTTTACATCTTCAATCCGCCCGCGATACAACGAATACCGTACAACTACATACTCCGACGCAAAGAACGACCACATACCTTTCCACGAATCAGTCTCTATTGGCTGGCCACCCTTTGATCAGCAGCTATCAGCAGAAACCCGAGCTCGCTATGACGATGGCCCAGGCCTCGAGCCCTCCAGTGCTCACACCGCACAAGATAACTAGAAGCTATTCAGAACAGGTTGCCGAGCTTCGAGCAATCAAGGACAAGTGTATTGGTCATCTGCAAAACAAAGAAGAATGGGTCGAGAAGGGTATACTGGGGTCTATCCTCCAGGCGCTACAAGGTAGCGCTCCGTCACACGTGCGGACAGAGGAGGACTCTGTTCGTCTGCTGTGTCTGGAGCTGCTTGCAAGTATCTCAGGTGGCAAGTATCTCTTCTCCCAAGCGGCTGCTCCCGGTGCTAACGTTCGTCAGGGGGGCCACAATTCCTTAACCCCCTTCATGTGGTCGACGTTGTCCCAACAGTCCTATCTTATATTTCTCTCACCCACCAAAACTCGCCCCGGGTCGTTCTGACAGCCCTCCGCATCATCCGCAACATGACCGAGGCCACGAGTGCTGCTCTACCAGGTCACGATGATCTCAACAGATTGGCCGATGCTATATTCAGACCGGAACATCTCGAGTCATTTCATGCTATTCTTACACAACCTTCTACCGATTCGGTCATACAAGAGCAAAAGCGCTTGGTCTTGAGTTCGATTGCCCGGTTATGTAATAAAGAGGAACATCAAAACGTTTTGGCCGACAGTGGTGTTCTGGATGCGCTCGCGACGATACTGGCCAGTTTCATTGTGGCCCGAGGCGAGGTCATACCTGGAGCGGAAATGGTTGCGGAAACAGATGGCCTAGCTGATATGATTCCAGCCCCGGCTCCCCGAGGGGCAAGTCTCGCCTTGACGTTGGAAGCAATATCGGCCATCATTTGCAACTCTAAGTTTCGTTGCTGCATGTTTGTGCTTTCTCCGGCAATCCTAGCCGTTCTCCCTTTGATCGACTTTACCCCTGCGTCAGCAGAACCAAGGCCTCctggtgctggcggtgccGCGGGCAAAAGCCACGGGGCTATGGACTATCTCCTGCCCCTAATGCCCGGTTCCCAGTCTAGGAGCAGTTCCCAGGTTGCCCAGCTTCCTCCCTCCAGCTTGTCGCGGAATGCTTCGTCAAACAGGCGCTCTCAGACATACAAATTTACTGGCTTCGATCCCGCTAGTGAGGACTCGGATGCTGACAACCCGGAGAGTCCTGTGGTGCCCTGGCTTCTCAATCTTGTGCGGAAGACAAGTGGGCTCGAGAGGGTGGCAGCGGCTTCTGTTCTGACGTCTCTGTTCAAAGCCAACCTCACCCGCCTGGACCGAGAACAGGAACTGGCTTACCTCCTTGTGCCTATACTCTGCAATCTGATAAGGGACCATATGAAGGAAATTCCTCCGTCGATTTACACGACCACATTTATTGACAGTGATACGGAAAAGGACTGGGCCATTCTGGAGAAAACGCCGGAAGTGCTGGCGCGCTTGGTTGGGGGGAGCGAGATCTTGCAGAAGTCTGCTCATGAGTGTGGCGTAATCAAGACAACGGCCAAGCTTCTCAAGGATGCATATGAGTTATTGGCTTCGCCGTTGATCCCGAGCCCGTGGACAGCATTTCCCCGTCAGAGTATGGTTTCGGAAGGGAGCCCTCCATCGTGCCAACTCGGACCGCCGGGGCCGGTCCCATTGTACATCCATAGGATCAGGATGAGGTACAGTGCACTGACGCTCGTGGCGGGGATGTGTTCATCGCGAGAGGATTACCGCAAGGAGCTTGCTTCCCAGGAGCTGGTTCCTTTTATTGTCGAGTCGCTTGCGGTACGACCCGGGAAGCCCCAAAATCGAAAGGGGAAGTCGGCTTCCaagaaggaagggaaagaTGGCGCTGAGAGGTTGGCTTATGGACAGAACCCCACCAGCGTGATTCTGGCGGCCTGTCATGCGTTGCGGTGTCTCGGGCGATCAGTCAGTATTCTAAGGACGACCTTTTTAGATCACGATGTCTGGCAGCCTGTTTACAAGCTCATGAAACACCCCGATTTGGAGGTGCAAATTGCAGCTTGCAGTGTTGTCATCAACCTCTTGGCAAGCTCCAGTCCCATGGTTGAGGTAAGTTTTGTCCCGAATTCTGAGTGGTTGATCACATGCACTAACACTCATCTTACTAGCCTCTTCTCCAAGCGGGTATCTCCAAGATCCTCTGCGAACAAGCACACTCTCACGAGCCAGGGCTGCGTCTCAACGCGGTCTGGGCACTCAAGCACTTGATCCTCGAAGTCAACAATAGCCGCAAGAAGCAACTcctggaggagttggaaccCGGGTGGCTCATCCAGCTGATCAGCGATGACACATCCGAAGAGGGTGCGCCGTACACGCGGCCGCGACGCTCCACGGATGctgacgaagacgaggataTGGACGCGGAAAcgacagaagaagaggagccTCACTTGTGGACATGGCGGGGCATGGATGGAAACCCTCGCAGGATGAACTCGCCGCGGATGCAAAAAGCGAAAGAAAAACTCGAGATGCTGCGGAAAGCGGACCTGAACCCGGCGCGGAAAGCAAGGAACGACATGATTGCGATTCAGGAGCAGGCGCTGGGTTTTATTCAAAATTTCATCATGAACCCGAACACACCGCAGGACCAGACGGAGCTGGTGGATTACTTGTTTTCGGAGCTGGGTGAGAACAGGTTGTTTGGGATTCTGGCGAACAAGCTCAAGGtgcgggtggtgggggcGTTTGGCCGGAAGTATTCCAAGGGGAGGGACACGTTGGCGCTGTACCCACAGGCGAAGATTATTATGGCTATCACGTTTATCTTGGTGCACATTGCGGCAAGTATCCCCAGGCATCGACAATTGGTGATTGCGCAGACCGAGTTGTTGAAGCTGCTGGGGGGCAACCTCGACAACGAATCGGTGGATGTGAGGAGAGGTCTTTGTCACTTGTTTGAGAATCTGAGCGTcctggaggatgatgaggacagGCAGCCTTGCGCGCAGAGGGCGTCGGAGCTGGCTAAGCTTGGGGTCTTGTCGAAGCTGGAGGGTTTGGAGACTAATGATGCGGATCTATatgtgagagagagggcgaaggcggcggtggctCAGTTCAAGACTCCAGCAATGGCTTAGGGAAAAGCGTGGAAGTTGAAAGAGCAGAGGCTAGTGAGAGACTGGACTGAGCTGGCGCATCAGAGTTTGGACCTCACGACAGAggggttgaagttgttgGGAGATTGGTTGTATGGAATGCGATGAAACtggaggaagatggaaaGCGTGggttttttgttgttgttttgttttgttggagTTTTTGGTTTGCTTGAAGTATGAAGTATATATATGATATGCCAAAGGGTGGTTTGGTCATGGGGAGACGGGGAGAACCTTGCACACATGTAGAGGCTTGAGTAGTTTACTTGACGTGGAGGGATCATGATTACATGCCAGTAGCGAAACAATACAGCTTTTGTATGACTTATGTGCTGTGATTTGTTTATGAACATGAAGAGTCTAGATTTGCAAGTTGAGTTGCATGTGCTGAAGATATCGCCAAGAGCACGTGGGTGATCCCAGTGGTCGATTGGTCAAtggctggagctggaggactTGGCAGGGAAGCTATCGTGGTTGAAGAGTACTTTGAGGATGATTGTTGATAGACATGTCACAGCATCGAATTCTCACAGCAAATATTTTTCAACACGTTAAATAGAGGTTTGAAGTCATACATGACTTGTGTTGCTTTGAACAGCGCCGAAAACCAGTTGATGACCTCTGAATTTCAGACCAAATTCAAACTTTTGGTAGCCTCTAACGCCCGCACCAGGGGTAACGGGTACTGTGGGGAAATGTTTCTGTACCATCGCGGCGGGGCCTGGTTGGTTTATGACGAGACACCACTCTGCACTCTCCAAAAccgccatcttcatcgcAAGCTTTCTCTTTCCAACTGTATTTTTGTTTCATCATTTTCCCCGACCTTTTGTCTCTGTGGCACCAGCAGGTCTTTCCCTCTACTGTTAACACGAGACTCCACTACATCATCTTCATTGCTCCCCCAAATCCAACACGCACCCAACAAATAACACCGACGCCTCCAACGGGAGAAGGCGAAAGTTCACGATGCGCTTCGGCAAAACCCTCCGCCAGTCGGTCTACCCGCCCTGGAAAGACCAATACATCGACTACGCCAAGCTGAAATCCATCCTCCGCGAGGACAAGcccgacgacgaggacgagccCTGGACCGAAGAAGACGAGAACCGCTTCTGCGACGAGATCTTCAACACTCAGCTCGAAAAAGTGGCCAAGTTTCAAGAGAccaagattgaggagctGCGCAACAGGACGGAtgaggcggcggagaagctGAAGCATTTGAATGAGCAGCAACAGTccgaggagggtggcgagggtgatgCTGCccaggaagagggggaggagggaaaacATGAAGAGGTGGCGGTGGATAAACAGAAACTCAAAGAGATGGAGGCAGAGCTGGATGGGATCACAAacgaggtcaaggagctgCAAAAGTATAGCAATCTGAACTATACCGGCTTCTTGAAGATCGTCAAGAAGCATGATCGCAAGAGGGGGGATCGGTACAAGATTCGGCCGATGATGCAGGTCAACTTGTCGAACCGGCCGTTCAACTCGGAGCAGGCTTACTCGCCGTTGTTGAACAAGCTGTCGTATATGTATTTTGCGATTAGACGGTTTGAGGCGCCGGATGCGGGGGATGTGCTGCCTATTGATCCGGACAGCCAGCCTGAGACGCACAATGGGGAGAAGTACACGGCGCACAAGTTTTGGGTGCACCCGGATAACTTGTTGGAGGTCAAGACGTACATcttgaggaggctgccggCGCTGGTGTATAGTGAGCAGTCGGCcaaggaggtggatgggcaGCAGGACCCGACGATTACGTCGTTGTATTTTGATAATGCCAAGTTCCAGCTGTATTCgaagaaggtggagagggaggcggaggcgagttcgttgaggttgaggtggtaTGGGCAGTTGAGCGCGAGGCCGGAGATCTTGCTGGAGCAGAAGCTGTTGCATGAGAATGGGACGAGCGAGGAGAGGAAGTTTGCGATCAAGGAGAAGTACGTCAAGGCGTTTCTGGATGGGGAGTACAAGATGGAAAAGTCGGTtcagaagatggagaggaaggggcagaaggcggaggatgtggaggagttTAAGGGGACGGCGGACGCGATTCAGGAGTTTGTGAGGGATAACAAGTTGGAGCCGCTGGTGAGGGCGAATTACGTGAGGACTGCGTTTCAGAATCCGGGGGATGATCGGGTGCGGATTTCTATTGATACGGACATTGCCTTCATCCGGGAGGACACGCTTGATCGTGACCGGCCCTGCCGCGATCCCAAGGACTGGCATCGGGCGGATatcgacaacagcaacatgaCCCACCCGTTCAAGAACATCAACCAAAGCGAGGTCTCCCGCTTCCCTTACGCGGTGTTGGAGatcaagctcaaggaggacgtcaacaacaagcgCGGCCGTCCAGTCTGGATCCAAGACCTCATGGGCTCCCATCTTGTCTACCCCTGCCCCAGATTCTCCAAGTTTGTCCAGGGCGTCGCCTCTCTCTTTGAGGACTACGTCAACCGCCTCCCCTTCTGGCTATCGGACCTCAACACCGACATCCGCAAGGACCCCCAGCGGGCCttccaagaagaggaagagcgTCGCGCCCGCAGAGCGGAAAACGAGCAAGTGGTCGGGTCATTCCTGGGGACCAAACTGTCGTCGTATAAACCCTCCCGCTCGtccccagcagcaaaatCCTACCTCGCCGACCGGATGGCGACtgacgctgctgctgccgccgcctccccaaAGTCAGGCGTTACAACCTCCAATCAACAACAGGCCGTGTCCACCCCCGCCGGCGATGAAGCCGGCGAGTCCTCCCAgtcccaacccctcatcccccgcgAGAACCGCGAGATCAACTACggcaccctctcctccgtccTCCCCGGCTTTTCCCTGTCCAAGTACAGCAGAGCCAAGCGCGCACGCGAAGCGGGCATCACCTCCCTGCCCCCTGGAGTGACGGAACCAAAGGAGTGGATCAAGAACTCTGGCCCGTTGCAAATCGAACCAAAAGTCTGGCTGGCAAACGAGCGGACGTTTTTGAAGTGGCAGCACATCTGTGTAttgctgggggggttggcgatCAGTTTGTACACTGCCTCTGCGAGCTCGAAGGGAGGGAACTtgctgggggaggtgatggggatggttTTCTTGGGTGTGGCGGCATTTACGGGGGGTTGGAGctggtgggtgttgaggaggaggagggagatgattgTGGGGAGGAGCGGGAAGGATTTTGATTTTGTGTTGGggccgatggtggtggcgggggcGCTTGGGGTAGCGCTGGTGGTGAATTTTGGGATTGCGGTGAGTACACTAACTACGCTTTTGATTGAAACCggaggggggaaggttgTGTGCTAACTTGTGTGATGTAGTATCAACAGGCTTTTGAGAAGCAttgggggggtgatggggggcATCATGGGAATCGGAGTGGGGTTGATATGGGGGATTTGAGGTGAGTAGAAGAGGACCGGTATAAGTGATAGCAGGAGTCATAGTAGGAGTTTTAGGGGGAGTGAGATGGGTTATGAGAGGATAGTGTTGTTGTGTTTTGGATAGGTGATGTTGGATGTCTGTGCGGTTCTGTTTACTTTTTGGaatcaggggttcaggggagagttttttttttttttgcaaaTCATAGCATTGACAAGCGGTATTGTATATTGGCATGAGAGGCAGGGGCACAGCTTAGATTGTATAAGAGAGAAGGGCCTCAATATCAGTTTCAA from Podospora pseudopauciseta strain CBS 411.78 chromosome 3, whole genome shotgun sequence encodes the following:
- a CDS encoding hypothetical protein (COG:S; EggNog:ENOG503NVYZ) yields the protein MTMAQASSPPVLTPHKITRSYSEQVAELRAIKDKCIGHLQNKEEWVEKGILGSILQALQGSAPSHVRTEEDSVRLLCLELLASISGGGPQFLNPLHVVDVVPTVLSYISLTHQNSPRVVLTALRIIRNMTEATSAALPGHDDLNRLADAIFRPEHLESFHAILTQPSTDSVIQEQKRLVLSSIARLCNKEEHQNVLADSGVLDALATILASFIVARGEVIPGAEMVAETDGLADMIPAPAPRGASLALTLEAISAIICNSKFRCCMFVLSPAILAVLPLIDFTPASAEPRPPGAGGAAGKSHGAMDYLLPLMPGSQSRSSSQVAQLPPSSLSRNASSNRRSQTYKFTGFDPASEDSDADNPESPVVPWLLNLVRKTSGLERVAAASVLTSLFKANLTRLDREQELAYLLVPILCNLIRDHMKEIPPSIYTTTFIDSDTEKDWAILEKTPEVLARLVGGSEILQKSAHECGVIKTTAKLLKDAYELLASPLIPSPWTAFPRQSMVSEGSPPSCQLGPPGPVPLYIHRIRMRYSALTLVAGMCSSREDYRKELASQELVPFIVESLAVRPGKPQNRKGKSASKKEGKDGAERLAYGQNPTSVILAACHALRCLGRSVSILRTTFLDHDVWQPVYKLMKHPDLEVQIAACSVVINLLASSSPMVEPLLQAGISKILCEQAHSHEPGLRLNAVWALKHLILEVNNSRKKQLLEELEPGWLIQLISDDTSEEGAPYTRPRRSTDADEDEDMDAETTEEEEPHLWTWRGMDGNPRRMNSPRMQKAKEKLEMLRKADLNPARKARNDMIAIQEQALGFIQNFIMNPNTPQDQTELVDYLFSELGENRLFGILANKLKVRVVGAFGRKYSKGRDTLALYPQAKIIMAITFILVHIAASIPRHRQLVIAQTELLKLLGGNLDNESVDVRRGLCHLFENLSVLEDDEDRQPCAQRASELAKLGVLSKLEGLETNDADLYVRERAKAAVAQFKTPAMA
- the VTC2 gene encoding Phosphate metabolism transcription protein (EggNog:ENOG503NVNK; COG:U), producing MRFGKTLRQSVYPPWKDQYIDYAKLKSILREDKPDDEDEPWTEEDENRFCDEIFNTQLEKVAKFQETKIEELRNRTDEAAEKLKHLNEQQQSEEGGEGDAAQEEGEEGKHEEVAVDKQKLKEMEAELDGITNEVKELQKYSNLNYTGFLKIVKKHDRKRGDRYKIRPMMQVNLSNRPFNSEQAYSPLLNKLSYMYFAIRRFEAPDAGDVLPIDPDSQPETHNGEKYTAHKFWVHPDNLLEVKTYILRRLPALVYSEQSAKEVDGQQDPTITSLYFDNAKFQLYSKKVEREAEASSLRLRWYGQLSARPEILLEQKLLHENGTSEERKFAIKEKYVKAFLDGEYKMEKSVQKMERKGQKAEDVEEFKGTADAIQEFVRDNKLEPLVRANYVRTAFQNPGDDRVRISIDTDIAFIREDTLDRDRPCRDPKDWHRADIDNSNMTHPFKNINQSEVSRFPYAVLEIKLKEDVNNKRGRPVWIQDLMGSHLVYPCPRFSKFVQGVASLFEDYVNRLPFWLSDLNTDIRKDPQRAFQEEEERRARRAENEQVVGSFLGTKLSSYKPSRSSPAAKSYLADRMATDAAAAAASPKSGVTTSNQQQAVSTPAGDEAGESSQSQPLIPRENREINYGTLSSVLPGFSLSKYSRAKRAREAGITSLPPGVTEPKEWIKNSGPLQIEPKVWLANERTFLKWQHICVLLGGLAISLYTASASSKGGNLLGEVMGMVFLGVAAFTGGWSWWVLRRRREMIVGRSGKDFDFVLGPMVVAGALGVALVVNFGIAYQQAFEKHWGGDGGHHGNRSGVDMGDLR